TCACTGACACTGGCCGAATCCACCGACACATCATGCCCCTCATTGGCAACCGGCGCGTCAAAGATCTCACGAAAACCGACATCACCAAGGTCATGAAGGACATCATGGCCGGTAAGACCGCTGTGTCTGTCAAAACGAAGAAACTGCGCGGCAAGGCCGTCGTCACGGGCGGTGCCGGCACGGCCACGCGAACGGTCGGGCTTTTGGGTGGTATCTTCACCTACGCAATGGAAGCCGGGGTCATAACGACCAATCCGGCACATGGCATCCGCAAGCCGAAGGACAATGTTCGTGACCGGCGTCTGACGGAAGCTGAATATAGGATTTTGGGCGAAATTCTACGAACAGCAGCCGCGAACCCCAAATTTACAATGACGGTCGATGTTATTCGGCAGATTGCACTTACCGGGTGCCGGCGAAGTGAAATCATCGGGCTCATGTGGCGCGAAGCCGATACGGACGCAAGCTGCCTACGCCTAACGGACAGCAAAGAGGGCGCATCTGTTCGCCCTGTCGGGCTCGCCGTCGTCGAATATCTGGAGGAGCGCCGAAAGACCGCGACGGGCTCGTATGTTTTTCCTGGCCAGGACGAAGACAATGCGTTTGGCAGCTTCCCCAATCACTGGAAACAGATTTTCAGAAACTCTCTGCTTTCCGATGTGACCCCGCATGTTTTGCGTCACAGCTTCGCGAGCATCGCCAATGACCTTGGGTTTACCGAGGTCACGATTGCCGCATTGGTTGGCCATTCCAAAGGAACCGTCACCAGCAAATACATCCATACGTTAGACACTGCCCTGATTATGGCTGCCGATACGATCTCCGGCTACATTCAAGGCCTGCTAGACGGAATTGAGTTCAAACAGACTGCTTACGCGCTGGATTGGGGTTCTCGAAAGGCGGCGCTCGCTCTGTTCCTTGAGAATGCGACGGGAAAAGAGCAGGAAAAGTTATCAGTCGCCTCCTAGCCTTGGAGCTTTTCGAGCAAAGGATGCGGACTGGGCCTGACGTCGGCCTGGTCCGCGCCGCGCTTAAGTCCTATGCTGCAGGACAACGTATAAATTTCTCGGCAGCGCCGTCGAGAAACACGCGTTCGATGTGATGTCCTGCGCCTTCAACGAGGCTACGCGCTACCATTGGCAGCTCGCGAATTGAACGCTGAACGTCATCCAACGCGATCGGACTGTCGCTTTCTGGCACATCAATGCGTGTCACGTTGTTCTTGCCTGCCAGCAAATAAGCCTGACCGAGAGCATTACGTGATTGTGCTCGCGATGCCGCATTAAAGGCGCGCAAAAACGCCCAATCCTTAACGCCACCGTTTCGCACTCGCTCATCGATGGTGAAAGTAGCTTCGCCCGTTCCGAGGCTGAGGATACGCACATCCTCGCGCGCAAGATCATAGCAAGCAAGAGCGTCAACGAGTGCATTCATGACCGGATTGTTGGCCCAGATGCCACCGTCGATCATGACATAGCCGTCGTCCTCAACGCCAGGATAGTAGGACGGCGCAGCGGTCGTGTGGAGTGCGACATGCGCGAATTTCTTGTGGCGGTCCTTCTGATAATCGGGGTGGTGCGGCGTCTTATAGAGGAAGGGCTCGCCGTGGCGTCCCTCAAAACTCGGGATCACCAGCCGGGTGACGGCGCTATCCAGCACCTTGTCGCCGAATATCCGCAGCAACTCCTCCTTGAGAGCAGCTTGGTTGTGCTTCGGCTTGAACAGCCAGCGCAGAACCCTCGACACCTTCCCAATCCCGGCCGCTGGCGGAAAGATGTACTCGCCGCGTTCGAGATAGATGTTTAGCGCCTGTTGGGCAGTCACACCGTGAGCAAGAGCGAGCGCGATAATACCGCCTGTTGACGTGCCTGCGATCATGTCAAAGTGATTGGCGATCGAACCGCCATTTAAAAAACGGTTTTCGAGCTCAGCAAGGACTGCCGCAGGAAAGACGCCGCGAATGCCGCCGCCATCGATCGACAAGATGCGAAAAGGGCGACCTTGCGGCCATGGCTGCTTCAGACGCGTGTGCTGAATCGTGCCGTCCGACCGTCGCGGTGGAATATAACTCATTGGATGCTCTCCATTGCCTCAGGGGATTGCAATCCGGCGTGGCGTCCGCCGCCGGTCCAGCGCCCAGTCATCAACCAAAGTTCGTAGCAGGCGAGCCAATCGAGCGCCCAAGGCACGGTTGTGCTGGCAATAGTCATTGCTGCTGTCCATTCGTGCTCACGAGGATCAAATAGACAAAGCGTAGGATCCTCTGCGGGCGGATAGACATGGGGCAGCTGCCCCTCGGAATTTCCCGGTAAACGGATCAGCTCTGGTGAGAGCACGCGCACCTCAGGAAATGCTCCGAGTTTGTATCGTATCTCCAGTGAGTAGTTCGCATATTGCGGCCTAACACACCCTACCCAGCGGGCCGATTGCGCGCGACGGTCGACACCCCGCGCAGCGAACTGCGGCCAGGCGGCTTTCATAGATCTGACCTGTTTGTCGATGGAAAGGATAGCCGCCATCGTCATAGCTTCTTCCCGAAGAACGTGTGCGGCCGCGCTGTCGCGACCGCCGGGTTAATCATAGGGGCAGTGACCGCTGCGGCAGAGGGCAATAGCACAGCGCCCCGCCGGCTATAGAGCTGGCGGGATTGCTGGATGCCGCCGCCAACTTCGGTTGCAATCTGATGGGCGGCCCGCGTCACAACGCGGTCACCAAAATTCTCACGCAAGACGTCCATCATCGTGTTGGGGAACATCTCACCCTTGCGCATAGCCTCCAGCGAGCGCACGAGCTCACGTAGATACTCAGCGAATTCATTCTGCTGCGCGCCAGATTCAGGCCAGCGGTCTGTAAAGACATCGGCCGCGCATACCGGATTGGCAACATGCAGGAGGCGCCCGTAGAGCGAGGCCTGTTCTATGTCGCGGACAACCCAGTTTGCGATGCGAACAAGCATGGCGCTGAGCGACATATTCGGATGCGCAGCGAGTCCGGCATAGTAGGAAAGCATCACCGAAGGTGGGATACGTCCACTGTAGCTGGCATAACGGATATTGCGGTAGCGCTTCAGGAGCTGCAGCGCGAGCGTCGCCGTATTCTTGACGATGAAATCGCATTGCTCCGGCACATCGTCGACGTCAGCATCGGCGCGCGTGGCAAGACCGGCATGGTCTAGCCACCTCCGGTGGAACTCTTTCGCCATGCGGACTTCCAGCGGCGTCCGGCTCGCGTACCACTGCGCAAAACCGTAGGCGTTCATGTCGACAAAACTATCGTCTTCGGAGCGGCGCGGACCTTTGGCGTGGGTGATCAGACTTTCGCGATCGAGCGTACCATAGGCGCGTAGCGATGGGGTGACATCGAGATGCATCTTATCAGCGTAGAACAGGGTGACGCAGCGCGTCTGTCGCAGCACCCGTTGCACAGGATAGTCACTCAGCGCGGATTCGAGCTCAGTCAGGATTTCGAGAGGCGCCATATCGCGGAAACGGCCCCCGAGCTGTGAAACAATGTCGAGATCATATTCGTCATCAGTGCCGCGCGTCGAAATCGTAGCATCGATCGCCATGGATCCCTGCGGATAAAAGTGCTCGATCTGGTCAGCGAAGGCCGCCTTACCCTCGATATGGCGCCGTACCGCTTCGTAGCGTGATTTCGCCTTGTCATGCAGCGAAGGCGGCAGCTGAACGCTGAGGGCGACCTCGGCAAGAATACGGTCAAGAGGGTCGTCGAAGGGATTGATTCCTGTCGGCATAATCTGGGTGTTCACATTGATCTCCATGGCGGGCTGGACTGCATTTTTGCATCTCGTCACCGCCCGCGCGGAGTTCGGGATGATATGAGCTTAGATACCTCTACTCCGAACAAAATGGGGAGCTTGAATACGTCTGTCAAGGGGCATAGAATATAGCTACTCCGAACACGAGCTTGGGTTGAGCTAAGCGAAAGGACTAATTATGAAATTTGGTGTACGGATCAAAGACTTGCGGACAAGAAAAGGCCTGACGCTCGATCAGCTTGCGCAGGAAACGGGCTCATCGAAGAGCTACATCTGGGAGCTAGAGAACAAGAATCCACCCAGACCTTCTGCCGAAAAATTGTCCGCGATTGCGAGTGCCCTAGGGGTGACCGTCGACTACTTGATAGGAAGCGACAAGCAGACACTCAGCCAAGCGGAGGATACCGCGTTCTTCCGGCAATATAGCGGCCTTCCCGAGGAGACGCGTCGGCAGATTCGCGAGATGGCGAGCATCTTGGATACGAAATCGCGCAAATGAACGAAGCAACCCGTCCTCGCCCGCTAAAAGAGGCTGCGCGCATCACGCAGATGCTGGACATCGTGCTCGGAGCGGATCGCTTTGATAAGGCGCCGGTCGATGTGATCGGACTAGCGTTGGAATACTCGCGCCAGGTCGCGCCCGATAGCCCTATCCACGAAGTCGTCGCGCGAGAAATGCCTGGCTGCGTCGGCGCGTTAGTCTATGGGGAAGCGCGACCACGCCAATGGGCAATTATGTACCATGTCGATCAATCGGACGGGCGTCGCTCATTTACCGTCGGACACGAGTTCGCCCATTACATCCTGCATCGTCAGCTAATCGAGCAGGATGGGAATTTCGACGGCGGTATTTATTGTGATGAGAACGCGGTGGATCGCCGCGGTGGGTCTGGCATTGAGCAGGAAGCCGACGAGTTTACTGCGGCCTTGCTGATGCCGCTTCACGACTTTCGTAAACAGCAGCCGGCCACGGCAAAGGCTGACTTTGACACGCTCAGCCGCCTGGCGAAACGCTATGGGGTCTCGTTGACGGCAGCGATCCTACGCTGGCTAGAATATACCGAAACACCGGCCATGATGGTTGTATCAAACGAGGGCTTTGCACATTGGGCGAAGCCCAGTCGGGCTGCGCTAAAGTCGGGGCGTTTCATCAGGACAAGGAACACTGTCTACGAGCTGCCATCGCAGGCCTTTGCCGCCAGACGCGATTATTCGGACAATGCTCTGAGAGGCATGACACAACAAGCTGGCGTCTGGTTTCCAGAGCCGGTCCACGAAATGTGCTTTCGCTCTGACAAATATGATCTGGAGATCACCGTGCTGCAGTTCGAAACGGACGGTCCGCGCTTGCAGGCCGAGGAGGAAGAAGTCGACGTCTTTGATCATTTCAAGCTAAGCGACCAAAGGCCCGTTTGGTAGACCGGCAATCGTCATCCGCCACGCCCGGTCCCTTTCAAGATTATGCGCACGAATGCAAACATCCGCGTAAACAGATAGTCGAACTGATCCAGAGATGTCAGCGCTTCCTGCGTCGTCTCGGAATGACGTATCCGAAAGCTGTTCCCTATGGATGTCAGCTCAGCGGCCTCCCGCCCAAGGGCTTCCCTAAACCCAGAGCCCGCCGCGGCAACCCGATCCAGAAGCGCATCGGCCTGCGCGCGCTTATTGGCACCCAGCTCCAGCGTCTTCAGTCGCTCAAAAGCGTCCCACAGCTTTTCCAGCGCGTCCTGCCGATCGTCAGGCTTTGGTGAGAGAAACCGTTGGCGAGCGACTTCAAGCAACCGGTCCGTCTCTGCATCATCAGTCTGAAACATCGCCCAGCCGAGAGTGTCGGCGAGCGGCTGAGGGAGCAACCGACGCGCCTGCCCGGTCGATGTGATTTCATAGGCAACTGCATTCCGCCGAAACAGGAGGTTCACGTCTGCTACAAACCGCGTAAGGCCGGCATCCCTATCCCAGCTCAACCTGAAAAAACCGGCGTTAGAGCGCCGGGGTTGTAATCACGGCACCTGTTGGGCCGCGTGCTTCACTCTCAAAATCTCGACGGTGCGGGCCTCGGCCAGCACGCGATAAAAAATGATGTAGTTGGGATGCACCACCAGTTCGCGCAGCCACTCGGGCAAGCCCGGCCGCCCTTTGCGGCCAAGCTCTGGATGCTGTGCAAGCGGCTTGGTCTTGTCGCGCAATTCCTTGCCGAAGCTCTTGGCCCGCGTCGGGTTGTCCTTGCCGATGTAGCGCACGATGCCGCGCAAATCCTCGCGGGCCATAGGCCGCCACTCAATGCGGTAAGGCTTGGCCGTCATGCGCGCTTTTTCTTCGGCAAGGCGGCAATGTCGGCGTCCATCTCGGCCATGACTTCATCGTGAGGGATGTTCGGCCGGGGGTCGTCAATGGACGCCTGAATCTCGCCGGCCAGCCACTGGTTATAGGCGGCGGCTTCATGTGCGCCGCGCATGGCCTCGGCGCGGCTCTGCCGGCTGCGGGTCATGTCTTTTTGTTCGGGGTTCCAGTTGGTGGCGTCGAGCTGGGCAACGGCAATGCCCACGTCACGCAACACGATCAGCGCGGAAGTGGGATTGCCAAAGCGGCGCGGCTCGGTGGTGCGGGCCTTCACCAAAAAGGCGTCTTGGCCGCTGCGGGTGGCGATTTCGACGAAGAAGCCGCCGCCCTGCCCTTTCAGGGTTACACCCGTCACGCCGCCGGCGCTGGCCGTGGCGCGTAGCTGCTCTAAGGTCATGCTCTGCATGGTGCGCTCCTTTATCAATCAAGGTTACTTGCAAGCCTCTATTGTGCATGATTGATAGAACTCATGCAAGCGTTTCGCGCATATGGTCAATTTGGGTAGCCAAAAACAGACTAGCCAATTTAGATTGCACTTTGAGTTATTGGCCGGGTCTGCTACGCTAGGCCAAGATAGCTATACCCAAAAAGGCCATGCAATGACGACAAAGAGAAAACCGGCCAGCCCGGCCGCGCCGGTCAAAGTGGCCCGCATCTACATGCGAGTAAGCACCGAGGCGCAGGATTTGGAGCGACAGGAAGGCATCGCGCAGGCCGCAAGGGCGGCCGGGTACTACGTCGCCGGCATCTACCGGGAAAAGGCATCAGGGGCACGCGCTGACCGTCCCGAGCTGCTGCGCATGATTGACGATCTGCAACCCGGTGAAATCGTGGTGGCCGAAAAAATCGACCGCATCAGCCGCCTGCCCTTGGCCGAAGCCGAAAGGCTTGTGGCCTCGATACGCGCCAAGGGTGCCCGGTTGTCGGTGCCCGGCATCATCGACTTGGACGAACTGGCGGCCGAAGCGCAGGGCGTGCCCCGCATCGTCTTGGAGTCCGTGCAGGACATGCTTTTAAAGCTGGCCCTGCAAATGGCCCGTGATGACTACGAGGACAGGCGCGAACGCCAGCGCCAAGGCATTGAACTGGCGAAGGCTGCGGGCCGGTATGCCGGCCGCCAGACCGATACCGCCACCCATGCCCGCATCGTGGCCCTGCGCGAAGGCGGCAAGAGCATTGCGGAAACCGCGAAGCTGGCCGGGTGCAGTCAAAGCCAAGTGAAGCGCGTTTGCGCGATGGCCCGGCCAGCGGTTGGCGACAAAAAGGAGCTGGCCAGGTCGTGAAGCTGTCACCACGCAAGACAGTTTCAGCGCGCCGGCTTCACGAACTCGGCAAGGTCGATTTCACCGGCAACAAACCGGGCGGCCCGCTGCTCGTCGGCCTCGGATGGCTTGAACCCTTCAATCTGCATACGTTGCATACCTTATCCAATGCCGCAGTACCTCCGGCAATCAACTAGATAAATTTTCCGCGCCCCCCTTTTGGGCGGGTGCTGCGAACTGTGAGTGGTTTTGTAACCAGTAACACCGACGACACAGTTGCCTCACGAACCCGGATCGTACTTGCAGGGATTAAGCGAAGCTTAAGAGGGCTGTGTCCCAGGGCGCAATATTTTCAAATACTTGTGATTAATCATGTATTGTCGTTGGCAGGGTTTGCCGGTTTGATCACCTTGTGATGGCATTCCAGATACCCGACTGAGCAAAGCAGCCTATGGCAAGGATCAGGAAGATCGTAGTCGACACCAGTGGCAGGAAGGCCCCGATGAAGCCGCGCGCGACCATGAGAACCCCGGCACGAGTAAGCTCGCCCGACCTGCGGTGACAGCGGTCGTGCCGGGGGACATGGTCATCTCAGATGTTCGGTCACCAGCGCGCGCACCCGGGCGAAGGCGACTTCGACCCCGGCGATGCAGCGAGCCAGTGTGGGAGCCTCCCACAAGGCGATCTCAGCCTGCCGTATACCCCCCGTCAATTACAAGCTTCTGGCCTGTAACAAAGGAAGATTCGTCCGACATCAGGAAGACTGCGGGCTTGGCAATTTCGACAGGAACGCCCATGCGACCACCAAACTTGCCCCGTGGAACGATATCGGCTTGTTCTACCGGGTCGTTGCAGAGCGGGTGCAGTGCCGCCAGTTGGGTGAAGTCGAAAGCATCTGTTGCCAGCGTCTTCTCTTTTGCCAACTCGCCCTTATCGGCATTGACCGCAGCCTGAAACAGGGGGGTCATGATATAGCCCGGGTTCACCGTATTAACGCGAATGCCATATTCCGCCAGTTGAAGAGCCAAGGCCTTCGACAGGCCGACGACGCCATGCTTGCCCATCGTGTATTGAATCGCGTTGAAGCGATCGATTAGCACATCGCCCGTGTCCGGGTTCACGACCTTGGGGCGACCGACGACACCGTGAATACTGGATACCAGCACGATGGAGCCTTTCGTCCCGTGCTTGATCATCAGACGCGAACCGTAGAGGGCGGTGTGGAAAACTCCGTCCTCATTAATGCTTTGAATGAACTTATGGGATTTCAGGACAGCTTCCGGATCCTTGTCGAAGTCCTCGGCCGTTGCCACCCCGGCATTGGCCATAACAGCATCGACGCGGCCATAGGTCTTTTCGGTGATATCGAACAGCTTTTCGACATCCTTCGGGTCTCTTACATCTGTATGGACATAAAGAGCCCGTCCGGTGCCATATTGTTCGTTCAGGCTTTTCGCGAAGGCTTCGCCCAGTTCGTCGTTGATATCGGAGATGACGACTCCCGCAGCCCCTTCTGC
The Sphingopyxis macrogoltabida genome window above contains:
- a CDS encoding tyrosine-type recombinase/integrase; protein product: MAKLTKRVVDAAAVREKDYFIWDDELPGFGLRVFGSGKRSYLIQYRAAGRTRRYTIGLHGIWTAETARQEAKVQLGRVAQGDNPSEERLLDHQALTVKELCSMYLKDLDAGLILGKGGRPKKTTTIITDTGRIHRHIMPLIGNRRVKDLTKTDITKVMKDIMAGKTAVSVKTKKLRGKAVVTGGAGTATRTVGLLGGIFTYAMEAGVITTNPAHGIRKPKDNVRDRRLTEAEYRILGEILRTAAANPKFTMTVDVIRQIALTGCRRSEIIGLMWREADTDASCLRLTDSKEGASVRPVGLAVVEYLEERRKTATGSYVFPGQDEDNAFGSFPNHWKQIFRNSLLSDVTPHVLRHSFASIANDLGFTEVTIAALVGHSKGTVTSKYIHTLDTALIMAADTISGYIQGLLDGIEFKQTAYALDWGSRKAALALFLENATGKEQEKLSVAS
- a CDS encoding CBASS cGAMP-activated phospholipase, producing MSYIPPRRSDGTIQHTRLKQPWPQGRPFRILSIDGGGIRGVFPAAVLAELENRFLNGGSIANHFDMIAGTSTGGIIALALAHGVTAQQALNIYLERGEYIFPPAAGIGKVSRVLRWLFKPKHNQAALKEELLRIFGDKVLDSAVTRLVIPSFEGRHGEPFLYKTPHHPDYQKDRHKKFAHVALHTTAAPSYYPGVEDDGYVMIDGGIWANNPVMNALVDALACYDLAREDVRILSLGTGEATFTIDERVRNGGVKDWAFLRAFNAASRAQSRNALGQAYLLAGKNNVTRIDVPESDSPIALDDVQRSIRELPMVARSLVEGAGHHIERVFLDGAAEKFIRCPAA
- a CDS encoding nucleotidyltransferase yields the protein MEINVNTQIMPTGINPFDDPLDRILAEVALSVQLPPSLHDKAKSRYEAVRRHIEGKAAFADQIEHFYPQGSMAIDATISTRGTDDEYDLDIVSQLGGRFRDMAPLEILTELESALSDYPVQRVLRQTRCVTLFYADKMHLDVTPSLRAYGTLDRESLITHAKGPRRSEDDSFVDMNAYGFAQWYASRTPLEVRMAKEFHRRWLDHAGLATRADADVDDVPEQCDFIVKNTATLALQLLKRYRNIRYASYSGRIPPSVMLSYYAGLAAHPNMSLSAMLVRIANWVVRDIEQASLYGRLLHVANPVCAADVFTDRWPESGAQQNEFAEYLRELVRSLEAMRKGEMFPNTMMDVLRENFGDRVVTRAAHQIATEVGGGIQQSRQLYSRRGAVLLPSAAAVTAPMINPAVATARPHTFFGKKL
- a CDS encoding helix-turn-helix domain-containing protein translates to MKFGVRIKDLRTRKGLTLDQLAQETGSSKSYIWELENKNPPRPSAEKLSAIASALGVTVDYLIGSDKQTLSQAEDTAFFRQYSGLPEETRRQIREMASILDTKSRK
- a CDS encoding ImmA/IrrE family metallo-endopeptidase, which produces MNEATRPRPLKEAARITQMLDIVLGADRFDKAPVDVIGLALEYSRQVAPDSPIHEVVAREMPGCVGALVYGEARPRQWAIMYHVDQSDGRRSFTVGHEFAHYILHRQLIEQDGNFDGGIYCDENAVDRRGGSGIEQEADEFTAALLMPLHDFRKQQPATAKADFDTLSRLAKRYGVSLTAAILRWLEYTETPAMMVVSNEGFAHWAKPSRAALKSGRFIRTRNTVYELPSQAFAARRDYSDNALRGMTQQAGVWFPEPVHEMCFRSDKYDLEITVLQFETDGPRLQAEEEEVDVFDHFKLSDQRPVW
- a CDS encoding type II toxin-antitoxin system RelE/ParE family toxin, which codes for MTAKPYRIEWRPMAREDLRGIVRYIGKDNPTRAKSFGKELRDKTKPLAQHPELGRKGRPGLPEWLRELVVHPNYIIFYRVLAEARTVEILRVKHAAQQVP
- a CDS encoding recombinase family protein, yielding MTTKRKPASPAAPVKVARIYMRVSTEAQDLERQEGIAQAARAAGYYVAGIYREKASGARADRPELLRMIDDLQPGEIVVAEKIDRISRLPLAEAERLVASIRAKGARLSVPGIIDLDELAAEAQGVPRIVLESVQDMLLKLALQMARDDYEDRRERQRQGIELAKAAGRYAGRQTDTATHARIVALREGGKSIAETAKLAGCSQSQVKRVCAMARPAVGDKKELARS
- a CDS encoding antitoxin VbhA family protein, which codes for MQRMQIEGFKPSEADEQRAARFVAGEIDLAEFVKPAR
- a CDS encoding SDR family NAD(P)-dependent oxidoreductase, with product MGKLNDKVVVVTGSVSAIPGYDSIGSATVREALAEGAAGVVISDINDELGEAFAKSLNEQYGTGRALYVHTDVRDPKDVEKLFDITEKTYGRVDAVMANAGVATAEDFDKDPEAVLKSHKFIQSINEDGVFHTALYGSRLMIKHGTKGSIVLVSSIHGVVGRPKVVNPDTGDVLIDRFNAIQYTMGKHGVVGLSKALALQLAEYGIRVNTVNPGYIMTPLFQAAVNADKGELAKEKTLATDAFDFTQLAALHPLCNDPVEQADIVPRGKFGGRMGVPVEIAKPAVFLMSDESSFVTGQKLVIDGGYTAG